TGGAGTGCGGGCCGAGTCACCAACCCACCTGGAGCGTATGGTGGAGGCGCTCCGAGGGAGCAGCGCGCGCCTGGTAGCCGCCCCAGTCGCCACCGCCAACCCAGCGCGGTGCCTGGCACTGAACGTCAGCCTGCGGGAGTGGACCGCGCGCTATGGTCCAGCACCCGGCGCACCGCGCTGTGATGCCGTGGATGGCGACGCTGTGCTGCTACTGCGCTCCCGTGACCTCTTCAACCTCTCGGTGCCCTTGGCGCGGCCTCTGGCCACCAGCCTCTTCTTGCAGACTGCTCTACGGGGCTGGACAGTGCAGCTACTGGACTTGACCTTCGCCGCGGCGCGCCAGCCCCCTCTGGCTACGGCTCACGCGCGCTGGAAGGCAGATCGTGAGGGGCGCTCGCGGAGGGCGGCGCTGCTGCGTGCTCTGGGCATCCGCTTGGTGAGCTGGGAGGGCGGGCGGATCGAGTGGTTTGGCTGCAGCAAGGAGAGCGCACGCTGCTTCGGGACTGTAGCGGGCGACACACCTTCCTACCTGTACGAGGGCCGCTGGACACCGCCCTGCTGCCTGCGAGCCCTGCGAGAGACTGCGCGCTACGTGGTGGGCGTGCTGGAGGCCGCAGGCGTGCGATACTGGCTGGAGGGCGGCTCGTTGCTGGGTGCAGCACGCCACGGTGACATTATCCCTTGGGACTATGATGTAGACCTGGGCATCTACCTGGAGGACGTGGGCAACTGCGAGCAGCTGCGGGGCGCCGAGGCTGGCTCGGTAGTGGACGAACGCGGCTTCGTGTGGGAGAAGGCAGTGGAGGGCGACTTCTTCCGAGTGCAGTTCAGTGAGAGCAACCACCTGCACGTTGACCTATGGCCCTTCTACCCCCGCAATGGGGTCATGACGAAGGACACGTGGCTGGACCACCGGCAGGATGTGGAGTTCCCAGAGCACTTCCTGCAGCCGCTAGTCCCCCTGCCCTTTGCCGGCTTCATGGCGCAGGCCCCTAACAACTACCGCCGCTTTCTGGAGCTCAAGTTCGGGCCTGGCGTCATCGAGAACCCGGAGTACCCCAACCCTGCACTCTTAAGCCTGACAGGTGGCTGAAACCCCGGTGCTAGCATCTGGGGCTAGGGGAGCTGTAATTTACAGGAAACAGTTCTCTGCCTTTGGAGGCCCTGTGGGTCTGGACATGCTTATTTGATTGAACGGTGAGGCTGTGCAttggaggggggaaaaaaaaggtgaaCTGCCCAAGGAAGACTTGAGGGAGCCCACAGGAAAAGTCCGGCTTTGGCAGAAAGCAGAACTCTGCAGAAGATTGGAGCAACATACATATTCTTGAGCCCTGAGCTGGGGTAAGTGTGGAGACCTCCTACTCCATCCAAGTAATGGAGGAAAGCCTTTGATGGAAAAGCCCGGGGATCAGAGCCCATCGTCAGGGCTTCACACAGTCTCTGCCCTTTTATGTTCCAAGATCCTTAGACCCTTGTAAAGTGAGGTCCGGAGGACAGACCAGCCAGTCTCAGTCTACCACACACAACTTAGGAGGCCCTGGACCAGTTGCACAGTCTTGCTTTCGGCCTGTTTTGTGAATGCCTCCAAATTGGTGTCTGGAATCCGTAGGATCCTTTGCTGTAGTGTTTGCTTCCTCCACCAGAGGGCGCATCTGTCCGGCCATCATCTCTGGTTTTCTTGGCATGGCTCTGGGTGATGGGACAGTACTGgccacctcccctcctcctctgagaGAACTCTGCATGATGTATCTGCTGCTTCTAGCCCCTTCGTGTACCTGAAAGACTAACAGGGCTCTGGTTTGGGATCCTGGCTGACATATTTCAGTTCTCGGCCCCGTTTCCCCACTTGCCCTGAGGGGTGAACCTTCGCCATAGCTCGTAGTTAAGGAGAGCTTACTGGGGCCCAGGCATACACACGAATGGATTCATCCTCACTCCTACTCCCTGAATTGACAGCTGCTATTACATCCATTTTCCAGGCAGGATAACTGAGGCCAAAATGGCAGTTATTTATCCATGACCAGATAGTTTAGGAAGTGGCCAGCCAATAGGAGACTTGAATTCAGGCCATCATTTCAAAGCCCATTTTATGTCTCGCTCTAGAAATAGTACCCAAGTGGGACCTTGCGGTAGTTGTGCCATTTAACAGGTTAAAACAATAACTTTCCTTATTTAATTATACATG
The genomic region above belongs to Microtus ochrogaster isolate Prairie Vole_2 linkage group LG4, MicOch1.0, whole genome shotgun sequence and contains:
- the Fkrp gene encoding fukutin-related protein, yielding MRLTRCWAALAAAIILNLLVFFYVSWLQHQPRNSRARGPRRTPATGPRVTVLIREFEAFDNAVPELVDSFLQQDPALPVVVAADTLPYPPLALPRIPNVRLALLQPALDRPAAASRPETYVATEFVALVPDGVRAESPTHLERMVEALRGSSARLVAAPVATANPARCLALNVSLREWTARYGPAPGAPRCDAVDGDAVLLLRSRDLFNLSVPLARPLATSLFLQTALRGWTVQLLDLTFAAARQPPLATAHARWKADREGRSRRAALLRALGIRLVSWEGGRIEWFGCSKESARCFGTVAGDTPSYLYEGRWTPPCCLRALRETARYVVGVLEAAGVRYWLEGGSLLGAARHGDIIPWDYDVDLGIYLEDVGNCEQLRGAEAGSVVDERGFVWEKAVEGDFFRVQFSESNHLHVDLWPFYPRNGVMTKDTWLDHRQDVEFPEHFLQPLVPLPFAGFMAQAPNNYRRFLELKFGPGVIENPEYPNPALLSLTGG